From the genome of Marixanthomonas ophiurae, one region includes:
- the mraZ gene encoding division/cell wall cluster transcriptional repressor MraZ: MLNLIGTYECKADSKGRVMMPSALKKQLAPVAPSGFVVKRAVFQPCLELYPMDEWNGLMAKMGKLNRFNRKNNDFIRRFTAGVKTVELDATGRLLIPKDLMSFAGLSKELVLSSAINIVEIWDKEKYEQAINDAASDFADLAEEVMGDVNDDDHGIS, translated from the coding sequence GTGCTCAATTTAATAGGTACATATGAATGCAAAGCAGACTCGAAAGGTCGAGTCATGATGCCGTCTGCGCTAAAAAAACAATTAGCTCCAGTGGCTCCAAGTGGATTTGTGGTTAAGCGTGCTGTTTTTCAGCCATGCCTTGAACTGTACCCGATGGATGAGTGGAATGGGTTGATGGCGAAGATGGGTAAACTAAACAGATTTAACCGTAAAAACAACGATTTTATCCGTCGCTTTACTGCAGGAGTTAAAACGGTTGAGCTAGATGCTACGGGTAGGCTGTTAATACCGAAAGACTTGATGTCTTTTGCTGGTTTGAGTAAAGAGTTAGTGCTCTCTTCAGCAATAAATATTGTAGAAATTTGGGATAAAGAGAAATACGAACAAGCTATTAACGATGCTGCCAGTGATTTTGCAGATCTGGCTGAGGAGGTAATGGGCGATGTCAATGATGATGATCATGGAATATCATAA
- the rsmH gene encoding 16S rRNA (cytosine(1402)-N(4))-methyltransferase RsmH, whose protein sequence is MEYHNPVLLTETVDGLNIDPNGVYVDVTFGGGGHSREILKHLGENAKLIAFDQDKDALENAIDDPRFLLINENFRFLKRFLRFYGYKEVDGILGDFGVSSHQFDVAERGFSTRFEADLDMRMNQKSEFSAFNVVNNYDEKQLRSVLSQYGELRAAAGMARVIVEARLDGEIKTSEQLKKALGRFLPKHRENKILAQIYQAIRIEVNQELEVLKEFLLQTQEVLKPGGRLSLISYHSLEDRLVKRYMRDGQFEGQPEKDVFGRVEVPFKRVGKFIIPSEEEIKENNRARSAKLRVAEKL, encoded by the coding sequence ATGGAATATCATAATCCGGTATTATTAACCGAAACGGTTGATGGGTTAAACATAGATCCTAACGGGGTCTATGTAGATGTGACCTTTGGTGGAGGAGGGCATTCGCGAGAAATATTAAAGCATCTTGGTGAAAACGCAAAATTAATAGCCTTTGACCAAGACAAGGATGCGCTTGAGAATGCTATCGACGACCCGAGGTTTTTGTTAATTAATGAAAATTTTAGGTTTCTCAAGCGCTTCTTACGCTTTTACGGCTATAAAGAAGTTGATGGAATTTTAGGTGATTTTGGAGTTTCATCGCATCAGTTTGATGTAGCAGAACGTGGTTTTTCAACTCGTTTTGAAGCTGATCTGGATATGCGGATGAATCAAAAAAGTGAGTTTTCGGCATTTAACGTGGTTAATAATTATGATGAGAAGCAATTGCGAAGCGTGTTGTCTCAATACGGTGAGTTAAGAGCAGCAGCCGGAATGGCTCGTGTAATCGTTGAGGCAAGACTTGATGGCGAAATAAAAACTAGCGAACAGCTTAAGAAGGCATTAGGACGTTTTCTTCCAAAGCATAGGGAGAACAAAATATTGGCTCAAATTTATCAAGCTATTCGTATAGAGGTAAATCAAGAGCTAGAGGTTTTAAAAGAATTTTTATTGCAAACGCAAGAAGTTTTAAAACCTGGCGGGAGATTGAGTTTGATAAGCTATCATTCGTTAGAAGATCGTTTGGTAAAAAGATATATGAGGGATGGACAGTTTGAGGGGCAACCTGAGAAAGATGTGTTTGGAAGAGTAGAGGTTCCTTTTAAGCGAGTGGGAAAATTTATAATTCCTTCCGAAGAAGAAATAAAAGAAAATAATCGTGCTCGTAGTGCAAAACTTCGAGTAGCAGAAAAATTATAA
- a CDS encoding FtsL-like putative cell division protein — translation MKKNFYNIIKGKFLVNDDALKNWRFIFFLSLLALVMIASSHSADKKVYKIAKLNNEVKELKSEYLDIRKRLMQTRMESKIEVAMAKRGLKPSVTPPQKIKIIKKE, via the coding sequence ATGAAGAAAAACTTTTACAACATAATAAAAGGAAAGTTTTTGGTGAATGACGATGCGCTTAAAAATTGGCGTTTCATCTTTTTTTTGTCATTATTAGCGTTAGTTATGATTGCGAGTTCGCATAGCGCAGATAAAAAAGTATACAAAATAGCGAAGCTTAACAATGAGGTGAAAGAATTAAAAAGTGAATATCTGGACATTCGAAAGCGGCTTATGCAAACCCGAATGGAAAGTAAAATTGAAGTGGCGATGGCAAAAAGGGGATTGAAACCCTCGGTTACGCCCCCTCAAAAAATTAAAATTATAAAAAAAGAATAG
- a CDS encoding penicillin-binding protein, giving the protein MAIEEKNILNRLYIIAGCMFIFAIAVAIKLVNIQFVEGEQYRELALKNTTRNFTIPANRGNVYAEDGSLLATSVPKYDIRFDAVTVSSENFKNNMVPLSKEMSKMFNRPASYYQNVFRKARANKNRYLLIARNLGYSDYIKMKNFPLFKLGPYKGGIIVEQRTVREHPLGKVAERLVGNQKNNSPGVYEVGFEGAFDEYLRGKEGKRLKQKIARGQWKPVFDENEVEPQDGYDVISTINANIQDIAHHALLKQMEHYEAEHGSVIVMEVKTGEIKAVANLGRTSNGNYYEKLNYAVGESHEPGSTFKVMAMMAALEDKKIDTTTVVDTKEGRKRFYGRYIHDSKHGGYGEISAAKALEVSSNIGLATIIDEAYSENPEQFIDHLKEWRLDKKIGIKIKGEGKPVIPGPGHELWSKNALPSMAYGYNLRLTPLQTLAFYNAIANDGVMVKPRFIKEIRAWNHEVETFDTEVVNDQICSEETLHEIRDILKNIVRRGTGKPLYSKYFSMAGKTGTARTEYWMDDWDKDRRYISSFSGYFPAESPKYSCIVVIHKPSTKKGYYGADVTGPVFKRIAQKIFTESPLVAEIANVDEEDPILEKDYETYYPKAQAHYTKVPNVKGMAGMDAVSLLENLGLKVQIVGNGTVANQSIESGEALKRGQQITLKLS; this is encoded by the coding sequence GTGGCCATAGAAGAAAAGAACATATTGAACCGCCTTTATATTATCGCAGGATGTATGTTCATCTTCGCGATTGCTGTTGCTATTAAATTGGTGAACATTCAATTTGTCGAAGGTGAGCAATATCGCGAATTGGCTCTTAAAAACACTACTCGTAATTTTACAATTCCTGCCAATAGAGGAAATGTTTATGCCGAAGATGGTAGTTTATTGGCAACTTCGGTTCCTAAATACGATATTCGGTTTGATGCCGTAACCGTTTCTTCTGAAAACTTTAAAAACAACATGGTGCCACTTTCTAAAGAAATGAGCAAAATGTTTAACCGTCCGGCTTCGTATTATCAAAATGTGTTCAGAAAAGCGCGAGCAAATAAAAATAGATACTTATTAATTGCTCGGAATTTAGGCTATTCTGACTACATAAAAATGAAAAATTTTCCACTTTTCAAATTAGGTCCGTACAAAGGCGGAATTATTGTAGAACAGCGTACCGTTCGTGAACACCCACTGGGAAAAGTTGCGGAGCGTTTGGTGGGAAATCAAAAAAATAACAGCCCTGGCGTGTATGAAGTTGGGTTTGAAGGCGCTTTTGATGAGTATTTACGTGGAAAAGAAGGAAAACGCCTCAAACAAAAAATTGCGCGCGGTCAATGGAAACCAGTATTTGATGAAAACGAAGTAGAGCCTCAAGATGGGTACGATGTTATTTCAACGATTAATGCCAATATTCAAGATATTGCGCATCATGCATTGTTAAAGCAAATGGAGCATTATGAAGCAGAGCACGGCTCTGTAATTGTTATGGAGGTTAAAACTGGTGAAATAAAAGCAGTTGCTAATCTCGGTAGAACTTCTAATGGAAATTATTACGAAAAACTTAATTATGCCGTAGGTGAAAGCCATGAACCGGGTTCTACTTTTAAAGTAATGGCTATGATGGCTGCTTTAGAAGATAAAAAGATTGACACAACAACAGTGGTTGATACCAAAGAGGGTAGAAAGCGCTTTTACGGTCGCTATATCCACGATTCGAAACATGGTGGTTATGGTGAAATATCTGCCGCTAAAGCGTTAGAAGTGTCTTCCAATATTGGTCTAGCAACTATTATAGATGAAGCATATTCTGAAAACCCAGAACAGTTTATTGATCATTTAAAAGAGTGGCGTTTAGACAAAAAAATAGGTATAAAAATAAAGGGAGAAGGTAAGCCAGTAATCCCAGGACCAGGACATGAATTATGGAGTAAAAACGCACTTCCCTCGATGGCGTATGGTTATAATTTAAGATTAACTCCTCTTCAAACCTTGGCTTTCTACAATGCAATCGCCAACGATGGTGTTATGGTAAAGCCAAGGTTTATTAAAGAAATAAGAGCTTGGAACCATGAAGTTGAAACGTTTGATACGGAAGTTGTGAACGATCAAATTTGTTCAGAAGAAACTTTACATGAAATTCGGGATATTCTTAAAAACATCGTAAGACGAGGCACAGGGAAGCCATTGTACTCTAAATATTTTTCAATGGCTGGAAAAACTGGAACAGCTCGTACAGAATACTGGATGGATGATTGGGATAAAGATCGTCGGTATATTTCATCTTTCTCAGGTTATTTTCCAGCAGAAAGTCCAAAATATTCCTGCATTGTAGTAATTCACAAGCCTAGTACTAAAAAAGGGTATTATGGAGCCGATGTTACTGGCCCCGTATTTAAACGTATCGCCCAGAAAATCTTTACCGAGTCTCCATTAGTTGCTGAAATAGCTAATGTAGATGAAGAAGACCCAATTTTAGAAAAAGATTATGAAACCTATTATCCAAAAGCACAAGCACATTACACGAAGGTTCCTAATGTAAAAGGAATGGCGGGAATGGACGCCGTGTCATTACTGGAGAATTTAGGCTTAAAAGTGCAAATAGTAGGAAACGGAACCGTAGCCAATCAATCCATAGAATCGGGTGAAGCTTTAAAACGCGGTCAACAAATAACCTTGAAATTATCGTGA
- a CDS encoding UDP-N-acetylmuramoyl-L-alanyl-D-glutamate--2,6-diaminopimelate ligase, whose amino-acid sequence MIILKDILYKIPIEKTIGSTTVAVRNIEFDSRNVGLNDVFVAIKGTVSDGHDYILKASEQGALVIICETLPETVINGITYVQVADSHKALAILAANYYENPSEKIKLVGITGTNGKTTISTLLYDLFTAAGYKTGLISTVKVIVNDTRYEAKRTTPDSLTINRYLQEMVEAGVEYCFMEVSSHGIHQKRTESLHFAGGIFTNLTHEHLDYHKDFKEYRDVKKKFFDQLPKSAFALTNADDKNGAVMLQNTAAKKYTYALKSYADYKAQILENNFTGLLLKINNNEIWVKLIGAFNAYNMLAIFGAADILGMETLELLQLMSTLESVDGRFQYLISEKKITAIVDYAHSPDALKNVLETINSIRTGNEELITVVGCGGDRDATKRPIMGKIAATLSTKVVFTSDNPRTENPDKIVEEVEAGVPAEHFNKTVSITNRKQAIKNACQMAQENDIILIAGKGHETYQEINGERIDFDDFKIVNQFLNALNK is encoded by the coding sequence GTGATAATATTAAAAGACATACTCTATAAAATCCCAATCGAAAAAACGATAGGAAGTACCACGGTGGCTGTTCGGAATATAGAATTTGATTCACGGAACGTTGGGCTTAACGATGTTTTTGTTGCGATAAAAGGAACAGTTTCAGATGGACACGACTATATTTTAAAAGCTTCGGAACAAGGAGCGCTGGTTATTATTTGCGAAACCCTTCCCGAAACAGTTATCAATGGAATCACTTACGTGCAAGTGGCCGATTCGCATAAAGCATTGGCAATTTTGGCCGCTAATTATTATGAAAATCCTTCAGAAAAGATAAAACTGGTTGGCATTACTGGAACGAATGGAAAAACAACCATTTCAACCTTATTGTACGATTTGTTTACAGCTGCAGGGTATAAAACAGGACTTATTTCTACAGTAAAGGTAATAGTGAATGATACCCGTTACGAAGCAAAACGAACCACACCAGATTCGCTTACCATAAACCGTTATTTACAAGAAATGGTTGAGGCTGGTGTTGAATATTGCTTTATGGAAGTGAGTTCGCACGGAATTCATCAAAAACGTACAGAAAGCTTGCATTTTGCAGGTGGAATTTTCACCAATTTGACGCACGAGCATTTAGATTATCACAAGGACTTTAAAGAATACCGAGACGTTAAAAAGAAATTTTTCGATCAATTGCCAAAATCAGCTTTTGCCTTGACGAATGCAGATGATAAAAATGGAGCTGTTATGCTTCAGAATACAGCTGCTAAAAAATATACCTACGCCTTAAAAAGCTACGCAGATTATAAAGCACAAATACTAGAAAATAATTTCACAGGGTTATTACTGAAAATTAACAACAATGAAATCTGGGTAAAACTAATTGGAGCATTTAATGCCTACAATATGTTGGCCATCTTTGGAGCTGCAGATATTTTAGGAATGGAAACATTGGAGTTGCTTCAACTTATGAGCACTTTGGAGAGTGTAGATGGACGGTTTCAGTATCTAATTTCAGAAAAAAAGATAACCGCAATTGTTGACTATGCTCATTCACCAGATGCCTTAAAAAATGTGTTGGAGACCATTAACAGTATTCGAACAGGTAATGAAGAATTGATAACCGTCGTAGGTTGTGGAGGAGACCGTGATGCGACCAAGCGCCCTATAATGGGTAAAATTGCTGCCACCTTAAGTACTAAAGTTGTTTTTACGAGTGATAATCCAAGAACGGAAAATCCCGATAAAATTGTAGAAGAAGTAGAAGCAGGCGTGCCTGCTGAGCATTTTAATAAAACGGTTTCGATTACCAATAGAAAACAAGCCATTAAAAACGCTTGCCAAATGGCGCAGGAAAACGACATTATATTAATTGCTGGGAAAGGACATGAAACGTATCAAGAAATTAATGGTGAGCGAATCGATTTTGACGATTTTAAAATAGTAAACCAGTTTTTAAACGCCCTAAATAAATAA
- the mraY gene encoding phospho-N-acetylmuramoyl-pentapeptide-transferase, with amino-acid sequence MLYYLFEYLEKEYQLPGASLFGFITFRAALSVILSLFIATVYGKKIIKYLQRKQMGENIRDLGLEGQNEKAGTPTMGGLIIILATLVPVLLFAKLENIYVIMLIVTTIWMGIIGFIDDYLKKFKNDKAGLPGKFKIIGQIGLGIFVGVTMYMHPDVTVKRKIIKPTDNTEIVAANTSQEEFNPEEKTLLTTIPFIKENEFNYEKLVSWAGEEYTKYVWIIFIPIVIFIITAVSNGANLTDGIDGLAAGSSAIIGITLAIFAWVSGNVIFSDYLNIMYIPNTGELTIFITAFVGSLIGFLWYNAYPAQVFMGDTGSLTIGGIIAVMAIAIRKEWLIPILCGIFLMENLSVVLQVGWFKYTKKKFGEGRRIFRMSPLHHHYQVKGFHESKIVTRFWIIGIFLAILTIVTLKIR; translated from the coding sequence ATGCTGTATTACTTGTTTGAATATTTAGAAAAAGAATACCAGCTTCCAGGAGCGAGCCTTTTTGGGTTTATCACCTTTAGAGCAGCTTTGTCGGTTATTTTATCGCTGTTTATTGCAACGGTTTACGGAAAAAAAATAATCAAGTATCTGCAAAGGAAACAAATGGGCGAGAACATTCGCGATTTGGGTTTAGAAGGACAAAATGAAAAAGCAGGAACCCCAACCATGGGTGGTTTGATTATCATTTTGGCAACCTTGGTTCCGGTTCTTTTATTCGCCAAGTTGGAAAACATCTACGTGATTATGTTGATTGTAACTACAATTTGGATGGGAATCATTGGTTTTATTGATGATTATCTTAAAAAATTCAAAAATGATAAAGCTGGGTTGCCCGGGAAATTCAAAATTATAGGTCAAATTGGCTTAGGTATTTTTGTTGGGGTAACCATGTATATGCACCCTGATGTTACGGTAAAGCGTAAAATAATTAAGCCTACTGATAATACTGAAATAGTTGCTGCAAATACATCTCAAGAAGAATTTAATCCGGAAGAAAAAACGCTACTTACAACCATTCCTTTTATAAAGGAGAATGAGTTTAACTATGAAAAATTAGTTAGTTGGGCAGGGGAAGAGTACACGAAATATGTATGGATTATCTTTATTCCAATCGTAATTTTTATTATCACCGCCGTCTCAAATGGAGCCAATCTCACGGATGGAATTGATGGTCTAGCAGCAGGCTCTTCTGCCATAATAGGGATAACCCTCGCCATTTTTGCATGGGTATCTGGTAACGTGATTTTTTCCGATTACTTAAACATCATGTACATCCCAAATACGGGAGAACTGACCATTTTCATTACAGCATTTGTAGGGTCGCTTATTGGGTTTTTGTGGTACAATGCGTATCCAGCTCAAGTATTTATGGGAGATACAGGGAGTCTTACTATTGGAGGGATTATAGCCGTTATGGCAATTGCCATTCGAAAAGAATGGTTAATCCCTATTCTCTGCGGCATCTTTTTAATGGAAAATCTTTCCGTGGTGTTGCAAGTGGGGTGGTTTAAATACACAAAGAAAAAATTTGGTGAAGGGAGACGCATTTTCAGAATGTCACCTTTACATCACCATTATCAGGTAAAAGGATTTCACGAAAGTAAAATTGTTACCCGTTTTTGGATTATAGGAATTTTTCTGGCGATTCTGACGATTGTCACGCTTAAAATTAGATAA
- the murD gene encoding UDP-N-acetylmuramoyl-L-alanine--D-glutamate ligase has product MTERLVILGAGESGVGTALLGKKKGFEVFVSDFGKIKETYKQVLIHNEIEWEEEGHSEEKVLSADIVMKSPGIPDTAKIVTKLKEKGVKVISEIEFASTFTDATIVGITGSNGKTTTATLTYEVLKKGDMNVALGGNVGKSFAQQVSEEKFTSYVLELSSFQLDGIETFKPHIAVLTNITPDHLDRYDHDFSKYIAAKFRIAMNQTANDYFIYDADDDVITEWLSEHPIQSRLLPFSAKKELKQGAYIKNNEIIITIDNNQFTMPISTLGLKGEHNTKNAMAASTVAKLLKIRKATIRESMESFQGVEHRLEKVLKINNVMYINDSKATNVNATFYALDSMESPTVWIVGGVDKGNDYTDLLPLVNEKVKAIVCLGVDNEKLTKQFGNIVDMMVETQSMQEAVQIAYRLAERGDNVLLSPACASFDLFTNYEDRGRQFKESVRHL; this is encoded by the coding sequence ATGACAGAGCGTCTAGTAATTTTAGGAGCCGGAGAAAGTGGAGTAGGAACAGCCCTATTAGGAAAGAAAAAAGGATTTGAAGTCTTTGTTTCAGACTTCGGAAAAATAAAAGAAACGTATAAACAAGTTCTTATACATAATGAGATTGAGTGGGAAGAAGAAGGCCATAGTGAAGAAAAAGTGCTTTCGGCAGATATTGTAATGAAAAGTCCGGGAATTCCCGATACGGCTAAAATTGTTACAAAACTGAAAGAAAAAGGCGTTAAAGTGATTTCTGAAATTGAATTTGCTTCAACATTTACTGATGCAACCATCGTAGGAATTACGGGAAGCAATGGAAAAACAACAACTGCCACGCTAACCTATGAAGTATTAAAAAAGGGAGACATGAATGTCGCTTTAGGTGGAAACGTAGGGAAGAGTTTTGCACAGCAAGTTTCCGAAGAAAAGTTTACAAGCTATGTGTTGGAGTTAAGTAGCTTTCAATTGGACGGAATTGAAACATTTAAACCGCATATAGCTGTTTTAACCAACATTACGCCGGATCATTTAGATAGGTATGATCACGATTTCAGTAAATACATTGCTGCAAAATTTAGAATAGCAATGAATCAAACAGCTAATGATTACTTTATTTATGATGCAGATGATGACGTGATTACAGAATGGCTTTCAGAACATCCAATACAATCTCGATTACTGCCTTTTTCAGCAAAAAAAGAACTGAAACAAGGTGCTTATATAAAAAACAACGAAATAATAATAACAATAGATAATAACCAATTTACTATGCCAATCTCAACCTTAGGATTAAAAGGAGAACACAATACAAAGAATGCTATGGCAGCCTCGACTGTTGCCAAGCTTTTAAAAATTAGAAAAGCAACCATCCGTGAATCGATGGAAAGCTTTCAGGGGGTGGAGCACCGCCTTGAAAAAGTCCTAAAAATTAATAATGTGATGTACATTAATGATTCTAAGGCTACCAATGTAAACGCAACCTTTTATGCGTTGGATAGTATGGAAAGCCCAACAGTATGGATCGTTGGTGGTGTAGATAAAGGAAACGATTATACTGATTTACTTCCATTAGTAAACGAAAAAGTAAAAGCTATTGTTTGTTTAGGGGTAGACAATGAAAAACTAACAAAGCAGTTTGGAAATATTGTTGATATGATGGTGGAAACACAATCGATGCAAGAGGCAGTGCAAATAGCTTATAGACTGGCAGAACGAGGCGATAATGTATTGTTGTCACCAGCCTGCGCAAGTTTCGATTTGTTTACAAACTACGAAGATAGAGGAAGACAGTTTAAAGAATCGGTAAGACATTTATAA
- a CDS encoding FtsW/RodA/SpoVE family cell cycle protein, translated as MREIFQHIKGDRVIWATVALLAVFSFLPVYSASSNLAYLYGDGNTLPFLLKHFAHLLLGFAILYGVHKIPFHYFRGLSIIALPLVVVLLLLTLGQGTTIDGANASRWIRVPFVGVTFQTSTLAAVVLLTYVARYLSKIKGETVTFKETLLPLWLPVFIVLALILPANFSTTAIIFAMVVVLVFVGGYPIKYLGIILGAGLLCLTLFVLTAKAFPGVFPNRVDTWISRVENFADGEDTEADYQIEKAKIAIASGGITGLGPGKSIQKNFLPQSSSDFIYAIIVEEFGLVGALFLMSLYLFLLFRLVIVAHKSTSIFGKLLVIGVGLPIVFQALINMAVAVELFPVTGQTLPLVSSGGSSIWMTCLAIGMVLSVSANRQIKKEKEEREENPLDILSETI; from the coding sequence ATGCGGGAAATTTTTCAACATATTAAAGGAGATCGGGTGATTTGGGCCACTGTGGCACTATTGGCTGTATTTTCCTTTTTACCTGTATATAGTGCCAGTAGTAACTTGGCATACTTATACGGAGATGGAAATACGTTGCCGTTTTTGCTAAAACATTTTGCACACCTATTGTTAGGTTTTGCCATTTTGTATGGTGTGCACAAAATACCATTTCATTATTTTAGGGGTCTGTCCATTATTGCGTTACCATTGGTTGTGGTATTGTTATTATTAACGCTTGGGCAAGGGACTACTATTGACGGAGCAAATGCCAGTCGCTGGATTCGTGTGCCTTTTGTGGGTGTTACGTTTCAGACTTCTACATTGGCGGCGGTTGTTTTATTAACCTATGTAGCCCGGTATTTATCTAAAATAAAAGGAGAAACAGTAACTTTTAAAGAGACGTTACTTCCGCTTTGGCTACCTGTATTTATTGTATTAGCATTAATTCTGCCTGCTAACTTTTCAACCACGGCCATCATATTTGCAATGGTTGTGGTATTGGTGTTTGTAGGAGGATATCCAATAAAATATTTAGGAATCATTCTAGGCGCAGGTTTATTGTGTTTAACCTTGTTTGTACTCACAGCAAAAGCATTTCCGGGGGTATTCCCAAATAGGGTAGACACGTGGATAAGTCGAGTAGAAAACTTTGCCGACGGAGAAGATACCGAAGCAGATTACCAGATTGAAAAAGCGAAAATTGCCATTGCTTCGGGAGGAATTACGGGACTAGGGCCTGGTAAAAGTATTCAGAAAAACTTTTTACCGCAATCATCTTCCGATTTTATCTATGCGATTATAGTTGAAGAATTTGGCTTAGTTGGAGCCTTGTTTTTAATGTCGCTATACTTGTTTTTATTATTTAGATTGGTAATCGTAGCACATAAATCAACTTCGATTTTTGGAAAACTATTAGTAATTGGAGTAGGCTTGCCCATTGTGTTTCAAGCCTTGATAAATATGGCTGTAGCGGTCGAATTGTTTCCGGTAACGGGACAAACATTGCCATTGGTTAGTAGTGGTGGAAGTTCCATTTGGATGACGTGTTTAGCAATAGGAATGGTATTGAGTGTTAGTGCTAACCGGCAAATAAAGAAAGAGAAAGAAGAACGGGAAGAAAACCCATTAGATA